Proteins from a genomic interval of Narcine bancroftii isolate sNarBan1 chromosome 12, sNarBan1.hap1, whole genome shotgun sequence:
- the arl4d gene encoding ADP-ribosylation factor-like protein 4D, translated as MGNQLSELTPSNNFLPPFQSLHIVVIGLDSAGKTTLLYRLKLKEFVNTIPTKGFNTEKVKVPVGNSRSITFQVWDVGGQEKLRPLWKSYTRRTDGIVFVIDSSELERMEEAKAELHKISRSSENQGVPVLIFANKQDLPGAVSAAEVEKSLGLNELGASTLHYIQSSSAVNGQGLQQGLERLYEMIVKRKKILRHQKRKR; from the coding sequence ATGGGAAATCAACTTTCTGAGCTGACGCCCAGCAATAACTTCCTTCCCCCTTTCCAGTCTCTGCATATTGTGGTGATTGGATTAGATTCAGCAGGAAAAACAACATTATTGTACAGACTGAAATTAAAGGAATTTGTCAACACAATTCCCACCAAAGGTTTTAACACTGAAAAGGTCAAAGTACCAGTTGGGAACTCGAGGTCCATTACTTTCCAGGTCTGGGACGTGGGTGGCCAGGAAAAGCTGAGGCCTCTCTGGAAGTCCTACACTCGACGTACAGATGGCATCGTCTTTGTGATCGACTCCTCTGAGTTGGAGAGAATGGAAGAGGCCAAGGCCGAGCTCCACAAAATTTCCAGGAGTTCAGAAAATCAAGGAGTGCCTGTCTTGATTTTTGCCAATAAACAAGATTTGCCAGGGGCTGTCTCAGCGGCCGAGGTGGAAAAGTCTCTGGGTTTAAACGAACTGGGTGCTTCTACTCTGCACTACATCCAGAGTTCCAGTGCTGTGAATGGCCAGGGATTGCAACAAGGCCTGGAGAGGCTATATGAAATGATTGTCAAACGGAAGAAGATACTCAGACATCAGAAGAGAAAAAGATGA